One genomic region from Pseudorca crassidens isolate mPseCra1 chromosome 11, mPseCra1.hap1, whole genome shotgun sequence encodes:
- the TOB2 gene encoding protein Tob2, translated as MQLEIKVALNFIISYLYNKLPRRRADLFGEELERLLKKKYEGHWYPDKPLKGSGFRCVHIGEIVDPVVELAAKRSGLAVEDVRANVPEELSVWIDPFEVSYQIGEKGAVKVLYLDDSEGCVAPELDKEIKSSFNPDAQVFVPIGSQDSSLSNSPSPSFGQSPSPTFMPRSAQPITFTTASFAATKFGSTKMKKGGGAAGGGAGGGASGQPIPQQQPRMARSPTNSLLKQKSLSLSLHSLNFIATNPAPQSQLSPNAKEFVYNGGGSPSLFCDGADGQGSGTPAPFGGGGAGTCNSSSFDMAQVFGGGANSLFLEKAPFVEGLSYNLNTMQYPSQPFQPVVLAN; from the coding sequence ATGCAGCTGGAGATCAAAGTGGCCCTGAACTTCATCATCTCCTACCTGTACAACAAGCTGCCCCGGCGCCGGGCAGACCTGTTCGGTGAGGAGCTAGAGCGACTcttgaaaaagaaatatgaaggcCACTGGTACCCTGACAAGCCACTGAAGGGCTCTGGCTTCCGCTGTGTCCACATCGGGGAGATAGTGGACCCCGTGGTGGAGCTGGCCGCCAAGCGGAGTGGGCTGGCGGTGGAGGATGTGCGGGCCAACGTGCCCGAGGAGCTGAGTGTCTGGATCGACCCTTTCGAGGTGTCCTACCAGATTGGTGAGAAGGGGGCTGTGAAAGTGCTCTACCTGGATGACAGCGAGGGCTGTGTTGCCCCAGAGCTGGACAAGGAGATCAAGAGCAGCTTCAATCCCGATGCCCAGGTGTTTGTGCCCATCGGCAGCCAGGACAGCTCCCTGTCCAACTCCCCGTCACCGTCCTTTGGCCAGTCGCCCAGCCCCACCTTCATGCCCCGCTCCGCTCAGCCCATCACTTTTACCACCGCCTCCTTCGCAGCCACCAAGTTTGGCTCCACCAAGATGAAGAAGGGGGGCGGGGCAgcaggtgggggggcggggggcggggcaagTGGCCAGCCGATCCCCCAGCAGCAGCCCCGCATGGCCCGCTCTCCCACCAACAGCCTGCTGAAGCAGAAgagcctctctctgtctctgcattCACTGAACTTCATCGCCACCAACCCAGCCCCTCAGTCCCAGCTCTCACCCAATGCCAAGGAATTCGTGTACAACGGCGGTGGCTCTCCCAGCCTCTTCTGTGATGGGGCCGATGGCCAGGGCAGTGGCACCCCGGCCCCCTTCGGGGGCGGTGGGGCTGGCACCTGCAACAGCAGCAGCTTCGACATGGCCCAGGTGTTTGGAGGTGGCGCCAACAGCCTCTTCTTGGAGAAGGCGCCCTTCGTGGAAGGCCTCAGCTACAACCTGAACACCATGCAGTATCCCAGCCAGCCGTTTCAGCCCGTCGTGCTGGCCAACTGA
- the PHF5A gene encoding PHD finger-like domain-containing protein 5A, producing MAKHHPDLIFCRKQAGVAIGRLCEKCDGKCVICDSYVRPCTLVRICDECNYGSYQGRCVICGGPGVSDAYYCKECTIQEKDRDGCPKIVNLGSSKTDLFYERKKYGFKKR from the exons ATGGCTAAACATCACCCGGACTTGATCTTTTGCCGCAAGCAGGCTGGTGTTG CCATTGGAAGACTATGTGAAAAAT GTGACGGCAAGTGTGTGATCTGTGACTCCTATGTGCGTCCCTGCACCCTGGTGCGCATATGTGATGAATGTAACTATGGCTCTTACCAGGGACGCTGTGTGATCTGTGGAGGGCCCGGGGTTTCGGATGCCTATTATTGTAAGGAGTGCACCATCCAGGAGAAAGAT AGAGATGGTTGCCCAAAGATTGTCAATTTGGGGAGCTCTAAGACAGATCTCTTCTATGAACGCAAAAAATATGGCTTCAAGAAGAGGTGA